From a region of the Citricoccus muralis genome:
- a CDS encoding DUF6318 family protein: MTDPVNRPVRLAGLAGVVAVGLVLAGCSGDGGEGASSSAAPSATEVSTGSASPTGTGSDSASPSSSASGTYEPATETSPATNVPIPEMPEAAKEPTEEGLEAAVEFWWEAAYYLQLTGESGPFEAISAEECIICQDQLSNWKDLYGSGGWSTGSEFDIERLVVDLNDDGTGTTVMEVIEGPTHQYRSSGEEYASEDADKTFQTSWSGYATFDDPSGHWIIEELVVQSDSEIDG, encoded by the coding sequence ATGACCGATCCGGTGAATCGTCCTGTTCGACTGGCTGGTCTGGCCGGTGTGGTGGCGGTGGGTTTGGTGTTGGCCGGGTGTTCTGGTGATGGGGGAGAGGGGGCGTCGTCCTCCGCTGCGCCGAGTGCTACAGAGGTCTCGACCGGTTCTGCGTCGCCAACTGGTACTGGATCCGACAGCGCGTCGCCGAGTTCGTCCGCCTCAGGTACGTATGAGCCGGCCACCGAGACGTCGCCGGCCACGAACGTACCGATACCCGAAATGCCCGAAGCGGCAAAGGAGCCGACCGAAGAAGGGCTGGAAGCCGCAGTCGAGTTCTGGTGGGAGGCTGCGTACTACCTGCAACTGACCGGTGAATCCGGACCCTTCGAAGCGATTTCGGCAGAAGAGTGCATTATCTGCCAGGACCAACTCAGCAATTGGAAGGATCTATACGGTTCAGGTGGTTGGTCTACTGGATCTGAGTTCGACATTGAGCGGCTGGTCGTGGACCTCAACGATGACGGCACAGGGACGACCGTCATGGAGGTCATAGAAGGACCGACCCATCAATACCGCTCCTCAGGTGAGGAATACGCATCCGAGGATGCAGATAAGACGTTCCAAACTTCCTGGTCCGGATATGCCACATTCGATGACCCGTCGGGGCATTGGATCATCGAAGAGCTCGTCGTTCAGTCAGACAGCGAAATAGATGGATAA
- a CDS encoding PKD domain-containing protein: MTVAVIGVSAGAAIADDDPQGRVRGGGIDVSLQDEQKQRVEQVVDRLMDELPRHLETGSNVIERDRVDVQTPYCLGLDEGDGNGYLDCFQMEQARCTVDGSQYVINAFYLTSDPSVVHRYGVPYCSNPIDPVISDPAANNEDAPPMPVVTLADFRRLDIAPSEIESDSGGFGLIRGNTNFFATEEDQTLNTTMLGQQVAIQAVPVQWTWDYGDGSEQLSNPYPGGPQVEFNQETTTSHVYEDTGQYPVGLTTSYRGQFSVNEGPWIAIPGTAEVPSEPVTADIWRSKSKNVAEDCHENPEGWACGNPFVEG, encoded by the coding sequence ATGACTGTTGCGGTAATCGGAGTCTCTGCAGGGGCCGCCATTGCCGATGACGACCCTCAGGGCAGAGTTCGCGGCGGTGGAATTGATGTTTCGCTCCAAGACGAGCAAAAGCAACGAGTCGAGCAAGTCGTTGATCGACTGATGGATGAGCTGCCGCGGCATTTGGAAACAGGTAGCAATGTCATAGAGCGTGACAGGGTCGATGTCCAAACGCCGTACTGCCTTGGGCTGGACGAAGGGGACGGCAATGGCTACTTGGACTGCTTTCAAATGGAACAAGCGCGCTGCACTGTAGATGGAAGCCAGTACGTAATCAACGCGTTCTACTTGACCAGTGATCCGTCCGTTGTGCACCGATACGGTGTGCCTTATTGCTCGAACCCGATTGACCCCGTGATTTCCGATCCGGCTGCGAACAACGAGGATGCTCCGCCGATGCCGGTGGTGACGTTGGCTGATTTTCGCCGTCTGGATATCGCTCCGTCGGAGATTGAGTCGGACTCTGGTGGCTTCGGGCTGATTCGTGGGAACACGAACTTCTTCGCGACCGAGGAGGATCAGACGTTGAACACCACGATGCTGGGTCAGCAGGTGGCGATTCAGGCGGTGCCGGTGCAGTGGACCTGGGACTACGGGGACGGCTCGGAACAATTGTCGAATCCGTATCCGGGTGGGCCGCAGGTGGAGTTCAACCAGGAGACCACCACCAGTCACGTCTACGAGGACACCGGCCAATACCCGGTGGGGCTGACGACGTCCTACCGGGGCCAGTTCTCGGTCAACGAGGGTCCCTGGATCGCGATCCCGGGCACCGCCGAGGTCCCGAGCGAACCGGTCACCGCGGACATCTGGCGGTCCAAGTCCAAGAACGTCGCCGAGGACTGCCACGAGAACCCCGAGGGTTGGGCCTGCGGCAACCCCTTCGTTGAAGGTTGA
- a CDS encoding S-(hydroxymethyl)mycothiol dehydrogenase, with product MPQKVQAVVATAKDAPVSIETIVIPDPGPGEAVVDILTCGVCHTDLHYVQGGIGDNYPYLLGHEATGVVSQIGEGVTDVAVGDKVILNWRAVCGECRACKKGQLQYCFNTHNATQKMTLEDGTELDPALGIGAFAEKTLVAAGQCTKVEGVSDEQNAAAGLLGCGIMAGIGAAINTGEVKRGESVAVIGCGGVGTAAIAGAKLAGATTIIAVDLDQRKLDKAVELGATHTVNSQDQDAVEAIQALTGGFGADLVIDAVGRPETYKQAFYARDLAGRVVLVGVPTPEMQLELPLADIFGRGGSLKSSWYGDCLPSRDFQMLIDQYNLGRLDLDAFVTETIGLGDIEAAFAKMHSGDVLRSVVVL from the coding sequence GTGCCCCAGAAGGTCCAGGCGGTCGTCGCCACGGCGAAGGACGCCCCCGTCAGCATCGAGACCATCGTCATTCCGGATCCGGGTCCGGGTGAAGCCGTCGTCGACATCCTCACCTGCGGCGTGTGCCACACCGACCTGCACTACGTCCAAGGTGGCATCGGTGACAACTACCCCTACCTGCTCGGCCACGAGGCCACCGGTGTCGTCTCCCAGATCGGCGAGGGCGTCACGGACGTGGCTGTCGGTGACAAGGTCATCCTCAACTGGCGAGCCGTCTGCGGAGAGTGCCGCGCCTGCAAGAAGGGCCAGCTCCAGTACTGCTTCAACACCCACAACGCCACCCAGAAGATGACGCTCGAGGACGGCACCGAACTCGATCCGGCCTTGGGCATCGGCGCCTTCGCCGAGAAGACCCTGGTCGCAGCCGGCCAGTGCACCAAGGTCGAGGGCGTCTCTGACGAGCAGAACGCTGCTGCCGGGCTGCTCGGCTGCGGCATCATGGCCGGCATCGGCGCCGCCATCAACACCGGTGAGGTCAAGCGTGGCGAGTCCGTGGCCGTCATCGGCTGCGGCGGTGTCGGCACGGCCGCCATCGCCGGCGCCAAACTGGCCGGGGCCACCACCATCATCGCCGTGGACCTGGACCAGCGGAAGCTGGACAAGGCGGTTGAGCTCGGAGCCACCCACACGGTCAACTCCCAGGACCAGGACGCCGTCGAGGCCATCCAGGCCCTCACCGGAGGATTCGGTGCCGATCTCGTCATCGACGCCGTCGGCCGCCCCGAGACCTACAAGCAGGCCTTCTACGCCCGCGACCTCGCCGGCCGCGTCGTCCTCGTCGGCGTCCCGACGCCGGAGATGCAGCTGGAACTGCCCCTCGCCGATATCTTCGGCCGCGGCGGATCCCTCAAGTCTTCCTGGTACGGCGACTGCCTGCCGTCCCGCGACTTCCAGATGCTGATCGACCAGTACAACCTGGGCCGCCTGGACCTGGACGCCTTCGTCACCGAGACCATCGGCCTCGGCGACATCGAGGCCGCCTTCGCCAAGATGCACTCCGGTGACGTCCTCCGCTCGGTGGTGGTGCTCTGA
- a CDS encoding DUF6504 family protein — protein MGIFTQSVAVGCTTAGAPERLEWNGRIYVLAAEPVRWYERRKWWTEERRAERGRGAGLVDHEVWRVQVRLEKARNAPLLTLDLSHHVDSGRWRLVRVHDGAAVRLKESA, from the coding sequence ATGGGAATCTTCACTCAATCGGTCGCCGTTGGATGCACCACGGCAGGGGCCCCGGAGCGCCTGGAGTGGAACGGTCGGATCTACGTACTGGCGGCCGAGCCGGTGCGCTGGTACGAGCGGCGCAAGTGGTGGACCGAGGAGCGCCGGGCCGAGCGGGGCCGCGGTGCCGGTTTGGTGGACCACGAGGTCTGGCGGGTCCAGGTGCGCCTGGAGAAGGCGCGCAACGCACCATTGCTGACCTTGGACCTCTCCCACCATGTCGACTCCGGCCGCTGGCGGTTGGTCCGCGTCCATGACGGTGCCGCGGTGCGCCTCAAGGAGAGTGCTTGA
- a CDS encoding SOS response-associated peptidase, with translation MCGRYVMARAIGDLVADSGADLDEELVLPPNWNVAPTDDVAVVLERAVPTSGPEAGTRREIHVARWGLIPPWAKDLSVGSRAFNARSETVTEKPTFRSAVKARRCAVPVDGYYEWLKPDPGAPKSAKKRPFYVHSADGSPTYFAGLYEWWRDESMPEGDPGRWLLSCTILTGPSPGAADLESARNDGVNQAGLDTLEQLGGLHDRLPLPLDRDTLDAWLDPVKLPSAEAAEALVAQVREQAYRTASAWTLDEVGTAVGNVRNNGPELIEPLESLL, from the coding sequence ATGTGCGGACGGTATGTGATGGCCAGAGCCATTGGTGATCTGGTGGCGGACTCGGGTGCTGACCTCGACGAGGAACTGGTGTTGCCGCCGAATTGGAATGTGGCGCCCACCGATGATGTGGCCGTGGTGCTGGAACGTGCCGTGCCGACGTCGGGCCCCGAGGCCGGAACGCGGCGGGAGATCCACGTGGCCCGGTGGGGACTGATCCCGCCGTGGGCCAAGGACCTGTCCGTCGGTTCGAGGGCGTTCAACGCGCGGTCTGAAACCGTCACGGAGAAGCCGACGTTCCGCTCCGCGGTGAAGGCCCGCCGCTGTGCCGTCCCCGTGGACGGCTACTACGAATGGCTCAAGCCGGACCCGGGCGCGCCCAAGTCCGCGAAGAAGCGTCCCTTCTACGTCCACTCCGCAGACGGCTCGCCGACCTACTTCGCGGGACTCTATGAGTGGTGGAGAGACGAATCCATGCCGGAGGGTGACCCGGGGCGGTGGCTGTTGAGTTGCACCATCCTCACGGGGCCCTCGCCCGGCGCCGCTGACCTCGAATCGGCCCGGAATGACGGTGTGAACCAGGCGGGGCTCGACACCCTGGAGCAGCTGGGTGGATTGCACGACCGGCTCCCGCTGCCCCTGGACCGGGACACCCTGGATGCCTGGTTGGACCCCGTGAAGCTCCCGTCCGCGGAGGCGGCCGAGGCTCTGGTGGCTCAGGTGCGCGAGCAGGCCTATCGGACCGCGTCCGCCTGGACTCTGGATGAGGTGGGCACTGCTGTCGGCAACGTCCGCAACAACGGTCCGGAGCTCATCGAGCCCCTGGAATCCCTCCTCTGA
- a CDS encoding MBL fold metallo-hydrolase has protein sequence MARINKIVTSGTFSLDGGTWEVDNNVWIVGDDETCVVIDPAHDALEVQKAVNGRQVLAILLTHGHDDHIRAVQMFRSLVDAPVLLHEADRMLWDTVYPDQAPDGTIADGEAFTVAGIQLTALHTPGHSPGSVCFHSPELVSESGTQGVVFSGDTLFQGGPGATGRSYSDFGTIVESIKDRLLTLPDETTVNTGHGDSTTIGAEAPHLQEWIDRGH, from the coding sequence ATGGCTCGCATCAACAAGATCGTCACCTCCGGCACCTTCTCCCTGGACGGGGGCACCTGGGAGGTGGACAACAACGTGTGGATCGTCGGCGACGACGAGACCTGCGTGGTCATCGATCCCGCCCACGACGCCCTCGAGGTGCAGAAGGCCGTCAACGGACGCCAGGTCCTGGCCATCCTGCTGACCCATGGGCACGACGACCACATCCGTGCCGTCCAGATGTTCCGCTCCCTCGTGGACGCCCCCGTGCTGCTGCACGAGGCCGATCGGATGCTGTGGGACACCGTCTACCCGGACCAGGCCCCTGACGGCACCATCGCCGACGGCGAGGCGTTCACCGTGGCCGGCATCCAGCTCACCGCACTGCACACCCCGGGGCACTCCCCCGGCTCGGTCTGCTTCCACTCCCCGGAACTGGTCAGCGAGTCCGGAACCCAGGGCGTCGTCTTCTCCGGCGACACTCTCTTCCAGGGCGGACCGGGTGCCACGGGGCGGTCCTATTCGGACTTCGGTACCATCGTGGAGTCGATCAAGGACCGGCTGCTGACGCTGCCGGATGAGACCACGGTCAATACCGGCCACGGGGACTCCACCACGATCGGCGCCGAAGCCCCGCACCTGCAGGAGTGGATCGACCGCGGTCACTGA
- a CDS encoding uridine kinase — translation MSTASSEHHSGGFVLLGGASGSGKSYLARTYGRPHLLLDSFYREISEDQKGDPEYSFPRTAYGEIDWDDPLTWNARAAVDAIIELRETGRTRVPDYSITTSSITGHVDLELAGGPIVAEGIFAAELPRILTRLGVDFQAWYIDQQRLTTAARRLARDLAERRKPVPFLLQRGWSLLRKEREIRDHYLDAGFTPVPKRELHRRLAAR, via the coding sequence GTGAGTACCGCATCATCCGAGCACCATTCCGGAGGCTTCGTCCTGTTGGGCGGGGCCTCCGGTTCGGGCAAGTCCTATCTGGCCCGCACCTACGGCCGGCCGCACCTGCTGTTGGACTCCTTCTACCGGGAGATCTCCGAGGATCAGAAGGGTGACCCGGAGTATTCGTTCCCCCGCACCGCCTACGGTGAGATCGACTGGGACGACCCGCTGACGTGGAATGCACGCGCCGCCGTGGACGCGATCATCGAACTCCGGGAGACCGGCCGCACCCGCGTGCCCGACTACTCCATCACCACGTCATCCATCACCGGCCACGTGGACCTCGAATTGGCCGGAGGACCGATCGTCGCGGAGGGCATCTTCGCCGCAGAGCTCCCCCGCATCCTCACCCGGCTCGGTGTCGACTTCCAGGCCTGGTACATCGACCAGCAACGGCTCACGACGGCGGCCCGCCGGTTGGCGCGCGACCTCGCGGAACGCCGGAAACCGGTCCCCTTCCTCCTCCAGCGAGGCTGGTCCCTCCTCCGCAAGGAACGGGAGATCCGCGACCATTACCTGGACGCCGGCTTCACCCCGGTGCCGAAGCGCGAGTTGCATCGGCGTCTCGCAGCGCGCTGA
- a CDS encoding DNA polymerase III subunit alpha, which yields MGAAPGFPHLHVASAFSSHYGVSWPAELAAAAAADGAEVLACTDRDGLYGTAKHVSACLEQGLAPVIGVDLAVAWGKQRANPAGRVVVLARGGTQGTGYRALVRLISAAHAHTTGGSAGGTPYVTMAELAEWSAGRHHGAPPELFVLLGPGSDVGRLMAARKYTAGRALLRQWKAALPAGSLRVEVVCHLSAPGEKLSAAHAVKMLRAARETKVPAVLTNAVRYATPDGAATADVLDAARALSSLEALTDLQPNGQGWLKPAGSMHQIALEICEAAGSGTEGRAGGSAEGVTALLDDTHALADACRMDPGPDLGWRRPTVPEASVIGITGDPVNELWNRTLGGVSDRFPGLYTGTRFASSAAGQDLEKRLEHELGIINRLGFASYFLTVAEVVEMIEKMGVRVSARGSGASSLVNYLLRISNVDPMQHELIFERFLSNDRSTLPDIDIDVESARRHDVYHAMFERFGAERTTLMSMQNGYRARGAVRDAGMALGMEPGQVDTIAKQLWRFSASSFREAMDRMPELRGFAEQVESGRAAGQEQLDLLVDLTERLDRLPRHIAMHPCGVILGDATLLDRTPLQPSGIDLPMSQFDKHDMDPMGMLKLDVLGVRMQSTIAYTLAEIERTTGRTVDLEQVPFDDESTFELIRTTHTLGIFQIESPGQRELIGKMAPVEFNDLTIDISLFRPGPMQSDMVRPFLEQRHGFSQARYPHPDLEPVLAETHGVTVFHEQVLRTFHTMTDCGLAKADEFRRQIGGPQEHVVEEFFRSTALAKGYPPKVVDEVWGTLHAFGSFGFCKAHGAAFAVPTYHSAWLKTHHPEAFLAGIFEHDPGMYPRRLMIAEARRMGIPVLPVDINASTDRFKLEWVPSHPEIPDAGAAPFSENAPAAGSQPAGVGPGNTAAGRWGIRLALNALSGLSETEIKRIVAGQPYASLADVRDRARPTRRNLERLAQLGALDCLLPPGGASRTDLVHHLELQHGGQAEGLSGRRKRSGERQVDGQLSLELPDTEAAAIVPMFPEPSRDQRVRTELDLTAMDTTAHLMESHRPYLEALGVTAAEDLLGLRSQSRVLVAGVRVATQTPPMRSGKRVVFISVDDGTGCVDASFFTEAQHETGEMLFSARLMLIEGTTRRTGPKAISLQAIRAWDLHRPDALPDPDYLDGTRDEWRAWLRRDRNRASAPPAPVPWGPAASSAAQQQETGGSRQVVGANARLPDIPHHDTGSWPVKVRGPVGVPEGASATGGNRSASAGAFSRAGVRSIHRPVPVPHPETWELLPTPGDIV from the coding sequence ATGGGCGCCGCCCCGGGCTTTCCGCATCTGCACGTGGCCAGTGCCTTCAGCTCCCATTACGGGGTGTCCTGGCCCGCTGAGCTGGCCGCAGCCGCCGCCGCGGACGGCGCGGAGGTACTGGCCTGCACGGACCGGGACGGGCTCTACGGCACGGCCAAGCATGTCAGTGCCTGCCTGGAGCAGGGGCTGGCCCCGGTGATCGGGGTGGACCTCGCGGTGGCCTGGGGCAAGCAACGGGCGAATCCCGCTGGCCGAGTGGTCGTGCTGGCCCGAGGCGGTACGCAGGGCACGGGGTACCGAGCGCTGGTCCGGCTCATCTCGGCAGCGCATGCCCACACCACGGGTGGCTCTGCGGGGGGAACGCCGTATGTCACGATGGCCGAACTGGCCGAGTGGTCCGCCGGCAGGCACCACGGTGCCCCGCCGGAACTGTTCGTGCTGCTGGGGCCGGGATCCGACGTCGGGCGGCTGATGGCCGCGCGCAAGTACACGGCCGGCCGGGCGCTGCTGCGTCAGTGGAAGGCCGCACTGCCCGCCGGATCCCTGCGGGTGGAGGTGGTCTGCCATCTCTCTGCGCCGGGGGAGAAACTGTCAGCCGCCCACGCCGTGAAGATGCTGCGCGCCGCCCGGGAGACCAAGGTTCCGGCGGTGCTGACCAACGCGGTGCGCTATGCGACGCCGGACGGAGCCGCCACCGCGGACGTCCTGGACGCCGCCCGGGCCCTGAGCTCCCTTGAAGCCCTCACCGACCTGCAGCCCAACGGGCAGGGCTGGCTGAAGCCCGCGGGGTCCATGCACCAGATCGCCCTGGAGATCTGCGAGGCGGCGGGATCCGGGACGGAGGGGCGGGCCGGCGGCAGCGCCGAAGGGGTCACGGCCCTGCTGGATGACACCCATGCCCTGGCCGATGCCTGCCGGATGGACCCCGGTCCGGACCTGGGCTGGAGGCGGCCCACCGTGCCGGAGGCCTCGGTCATCGGGATCACTGGGGACCCGGTCAACGAACTGTGGAACCGCACTCTCGGCGGGGTTTCCGACCGCTTTCCGGGCCTCTATACCGGGACCCGTTTTGCGTCGTCGGCGGCAGGCCAGGACCTGGAGAAGCGGTTGGAGCATGAGCTGGGCATCATCAACCGGCTCGGCTTCGCCAGCTACTTCCTGACCGTGGCCGAGGTGGTGGAGATGATCGAGAAGATGGGGGTGCGGGTCTCGGCGCGCGGATCCGGGGCCTCGTCGCTGGTCAATTACCTGTTGCGGATCTCCAACGTGGACCCCATGCAGCATGAGCTGATCTTCGAACGCTTCCTCTCCAACGACCGCTCGACCCTGCCGGACATCGATATCGATGTGGAATCGGCCCGCCGTCACGACGTCTACCATGCGATGTTTGAGCGTTTCGGGGCTGAACGCACCACGCTCATGAGCATGCAGAACGGTTACCGCGCGCGAGGAGCGGTGCGTGACGCCGGGATGGCGCTCGGCATGGAACCGGGGCAGGTGGATACGATCGCCAAGCAACTGTGGCGGTTCTCGGCGTCGAGCTTCCGTGAGGCCATGGACCGGATGCCGGAGTTGCGCGGTTTCGCGGAGCAGGTCGAATCAGGCCGGGCCGCCGGACAGGAGCAATTGGATCTGCTGGTGGACCTCACCGAGCGACTGGACCGGCTGCCGCGGCACATCGCCATGCACCCGTGCGGGGTGATCCTCGGAGACGCCACCCTGCTGGACCGGACGCCGCTGCAGCCCTCCGGGATCGACCTGCCGATGAGTCAGTTCGATAAGCACGATATGGATCCCATGGGCATGCTCAAGCTCGACGTGCTCGGTGTGAGGATGCAGTCGACCATCGCCTACACGCTGGCCGAGATCGAGCGGACCACGGGGAGGACGGTGGACCTCGAGCAGGTGCCTTTCGATGACGAGTCGACCTTCGAACTGATCCGGACCACGCACACCCTGGGCATCTTCCAGATCGAGTCACCGGGACAACGTGAGTTGATAGGGAAGATGGCGCCCGTGGAATTCAACGACCTGACCATCGACATCTCGCTGTTCCGGCCCGGACCCATGCAGTCGGACATGGTGCGGCCCTTCCTCGAGCAGCGCCACGGTTTCTCTCAGGCGCGGTATCCCCACCCGGACCTGGAACCCGTGCTGGCCGAGACCCACGGCGTGACGGTGTTCCACGAACAGGTGCTGCGGACCTTTCACACCATGACGGACTGCGGGCTCGCGAAGGCCGATGAGTTCCGCCGTCAGATCGGCGGGCCACAGGAGCACGTGGTGGAGGAGTTCTTCCGGTCGACGGCACTGGCGAAGGGCTATCCACCGAAGGTCGTCGACGAGGTCTGGGGGACCCTGCATGCCTTCGGCTCCTTCGGCTTCTGCAAGGCCCACGGTGCCGCGTTCGCCGTTCCCACCTACCACTCGGCGTGGCTCAAGACCCACCACCCCGAGGCGTTCCTGGCCGGGATCTTCGAACACGATCCCGGTATGTACCCCCGCCGACTGATGATCGCCGAGGCCCGCCGCATGGGCATCCCGGTGCTGCCCGTGGACATCAATGCCTCCACCGATCGGTTCAAGCTCGAGTGGGTGCCCAGCCACCCGGAGATTCCCGACGCCGGCGCCGCGCCCTTCTCGGAGAACGCGCCGGCCGCTGGGAGCCAGCCGGCCGGCGTCGGGCCGGGGAACACCGCCGCGGGGCGCTGGGGGATCCGGCTCGCACTGAACGCGTTGTCCGGGCTGAGCGAGACGGAGATCAAGAGGATCGTGGCGGGGCAGCCCTATGCCTCGCTGGCCGATGTGCGGGACCGGGCCCGTCCGACCCGGAGGAACCTCGAGCGACTGGCCCAACTCGGTGCACTGGATTGCCTCCTTCCGCCGGGCGGGGCGTCACGCACGGACCTGGTGCACCATCTGGAACTGCAGCATGGCGGGCAGGCGGAAGGGCTGTCGGGGCGGAGGAAGCGGTCCGGGGAGCGCCAGGTCGACGGTCAGCTCTCCCTGGAGCTGCCCGATACCGAGGCTGCGGCGATCGTGCCGATGTTCCCGGAGCCCAGTCGGGACCAACGGGTGCGGACCGAGCTTGATCTGACCGCCATGGATACGACCGCCCACTTGATGGAGTCGCACCGGCCGTACCTGGAGGCGCTCGGGGTGACGGCGGCGGAAGACCTGCTCGGATTGCGGTCACAATCGCGGGTGCTGGTGGCCGGGGTGCGGGTGGCGACGCAGACCCCGCCCATGCGCAGCGGCAAACGCGTGGTGTTCATCTCCGTGGACGATGGGACGGGCTGTGTGGACGCATCGTTCTTCACAGAAGCCCAGCATGAGACCGGTGAGATGCTGTTCTCTGCCCGGTTGATGCTGATCGAGGGCACGACGCGTCGGACCGGCCCCAAGGCCATCAGCCTGCAGGCCATTCGTGCCTGGGACCTGCACCGGCCCGACGCCCTGCCCGATCCGGATTATCTGGACGGCACGCGGGACGAATGGCGTGCCTGGCTGCGCCGGGACCGGAATCGGGCGAGTGCGCCACCTGCTCCGGTGCCGTGGGGTCCAGCTGCCTCGTCAGCCGCCCAACAGCAGGAGACCGGTGGCTCGCGCCAGGTGGTGGGTGCCAACGCGCGGCTTCCCGACATCCCGCACCATGACACCGGCTCCTGGCCGGTCAAGGTGCGCGGACCGGTGGGGGTTCCGGAGGGGGCCTCGGCGACAGGAGGAAACCGTTCTGCCTCCGCTGGCGCGTTTTCGCGGGCAGGTGTCAGATCCATCCATCGACCGGTCCCCGTGCCACATCCGGAGACCTGGGAGCTGTTGCCGACCCCCGGCGACATCGTCTGA
- a CDS encoding dihydrofolate reductase family protein → MPSTTDSPTGEPLHRRRPQRLRVQNFFVSRDGIAAGEDQSLERPFGHVDPGPLTRWAGATDSWPNRTDPGGSRGVDDHIVRDFTHNIGAEIMGSHKFSPFRGPWTNEDWKGWWGDDPPFRTPVFVLTHHLRPSFSLSDTTFHFLDASPSEALKIAMDAAQGRDVRLGGGVTTVLEFLEAGLVDDLHIAVAPHDIGSGLRLWSSPTDFEDRFHHERVLSPSGMEHHFFWR, encoded by the coding sequence ATGCCTTCCACGACAGATTCCCCCACCGGCGAGCCGCTTCACAGGCGCAGGCCTCAACGACTCAGGGTCCAGAATTTCTTCGTCTCGCGGGACGGCATCGCCGCAGGGGAAGACCAGAGCCTGGAACGCCCCTTCGGCCACGTGGACCCGGGCCCCCTGACCCGGTGGGCGGGGGCCACCGACAGCTGGCCCAATCGGACGGATCCCGGCGGCTCCCGGGGCGTGGACGACCACATCGTCCGCGACTTCACCCACAACATCGGCGCCGAGATCATGGGCAGTCACAAGTTCAGTCCGTTCCGGGGCCCCTGGACGAACGAGGACTGGAAGGGCTGGTGGGGTGATGATCCGCCGTTCCGCACCCCGGTGTTCGTGCTGACGCACCACCTGCGCCCGTCCTTCTCGCTCAGCGACACGACGTTCCACTTCCTCGATGCCAGCCCGTCCGAGGCGCTGAAGATCGCCATGGACGCCGCCCAAGGCAGGGATGTCCGCCTCGGTGGTGGTGTCACGACGGTGCTGGAGTTCCTCGAAGCGGGCCTCGTGGATGATCTGCACATCGCCGTCGCACCCCATGACATCGGTTCAGGACTGCGGCTGTGGTCCAGTCCGACGGACTTCGAGGACCGTTTCCATCATGAGAGGGTCCTGAGCCCCAGTGGGATGGAGCATCACTTCTTCTGGCGTTGA